In Halorussus limi, a genomic segment contains:
- a CDS encoding PadR family transcriptional regulator has protein sequence MHDLTGFQRDLLYVIAGLDEPHGLAIKDELENYYEKEIHHGRLYPNLDTLVDKGLVEKGQRDRRTNFYTLTRRGDREIEARREWESQYIELSVEA, from the coding sequence ATGCACGACCTGACAGGTTTCCAGCGCGACTTGCTGTACGTCATCGCGGGGCTAGACGAACCGCACGGACTCGCTATCAAGGACGAACTGGAGAACTACTACGAGAAGGAGATTCACCACGGCCGACTCTACCCGAACCTCGATACGCTCGTGGACAAGGGGTTAGTCGAGAAGGGCCAGCGCGACCGACGGACCAACTTCTACACGCTGACCCGCCGAGGCGACCGAGAAATCGAGGCCCGCCGCGAGTGGGAGTCCCAGTACATCGAACTGAGCGTCGAAGCCTGA
- a CDS encoding DUF7528 family protein, with product MSRAEADQLRAALGEALTERREFVRTVGTHREDGSYVVERRQAESAGHRKVFESFAALRRLYDDLPAEFTAADVERSGLTGGRRHVLVHHFAEHPAFECGLSKRQPLTASKNDDAGSSAGGETGH from the coding sequence CTGAGCAGAGCCGAGGCCGACCAGTTACGCGCGGCGCTCGGCGAGGCGCTGACCGAGCGCCGGGAGTTCGTACGCACGGTCGGGACCCACCGCGAGGACGGCAGTTACGTCGTGGAGCGACGGCAGGCCGAGTCGGCGGGCCACCGCAAGGTGTTCGAGAGTTTCGCCGCGCTCCGGCGACTCTACGACGACCTGCCCGCGGAGTTCACCGCCGCCGACGTCGAGCGGTCGGGGCTGACCGGCGGGCGCAGGCACGTGCTGGTCCACCACTTCGCGGAGCATCCCGCGTTCGAGTGCGGACTGTCGAAGCGCCAGCCCCTCACGGCGAGCAAGAACGACGACGCCGGTTCGAGCGCCGGGGGTGAAACCGGACACTGA
- a CDS encoding amphi-Trp domain-containing protein encodes MPEEVLFKTERRMSQSDVAAYFRTVAEKLESGEDLTLSAGDQSVTLSPPAQPTFEVKAERETPGGGGPGELSVEFELEWDEDGGSESGADDSFEIE; translated from the coding sequence ATGCCAGAAGAAGTGCTGTTCAAAACCGAGCGACGCATGAGTCAGAGCGACGTGGCCGCCTACTTCCGGACCGTCGCCGAAAAATTGGAGTCGGGCGAGGACCTCACGCTGTCGGCGGGCGACCAGTCGGTGACGCTCTCGCCGCCCGCGCAACCGACCTTCGAGGTGAAAGCCGAACGCGAGACGCCCGGCGGCGGCGGGCCGGGCGAACTCAGCGTCGAGTTCGAACTGGAGTGGGACGAGGACGGCGGGTCGGAGAGCGGCGCGGACGACTCGTTCGAAATCGAGTAG
- a CDS encoding alpha/beta hydrolase, translated as MASEPHPQVQALLDRLEQLGAPDLSTLDPEEARAMFEKLRAGESSEEVGDVTDRTIPGPGGDLPIRVYRPDVEGPHPVLVYFHGGGWVVGSVDSHDSVCRHLTNAADCAVVSVDYRLAPEHPFPEPTEDAVAAVEWVAENGDEIGVDADRLAVGGDSAGGNLAAVAALVARDRGGPDVDRQVLIYPATSARDDWPSVAENDEGYLLTRSEMAWFGDQFFESDLDARNPYAFPLQACDHAGLPPATVVTAGFDPLRDEGRAYAKALADAGVDVTHRNYEGMIHGFVNMLEAPADLDRAHEAIEAIGEDLRESFE; from the coding sequence ATGGCTTCCGAACCGCATCCGCAGGTACAGGCGCTACTCGACCGACTCGAACAGTTGGGCGCGCCCGACCTCTCGACGCTCGACCCCGAGGAGGCCCGGGCGATGTTCGAGAAACTCCGGGCGGGCGAGTCGTCCGAGGAAGTCGGCGACGTGACCGACCGAACGATACCCGGTCCCGGCGGCGACCTGCCGATTCGGGTTTACCGCCCCGACGTCGAGGGTCCGCACCCGGTTCTCGTCTACTTCCACGGCGGCGGATGGGTCGTCGGGAGCGTCGACAGTCACGACTCGGTCTGTCGCCACCTGACCAACGCCGCGGACTGCGCGGTGGTCTCGGTGGACTACCGACTCGCGCCTGAACACCCCTTCCCGGAGCCGACCGAGGACGCCGTGGCCGCGGTCGAGTGGGTCGCGGAGAACGGCGACGAAATCGGCGTCGACGCCGACCGACTCGCAGTCGGCGGCGACAGCGCGGGCGGCAACCTCGCGGCCGTCGCGGCGCTCGTGGCCCGGGACCGCGGCGGTCCCGACGTCGACCGGCAGGTGCTGATATACCCGGCGACCAGCGCCCGCGACGACTGGCCCTCGGTCGCGGAGAACGACGAGGGCTACCTGCTCACCCGGTCGGAGATGGCGTGGTTCGGCGACCAGTTCTTCGAGAGCGACCTCGACGCGCGCAACCCCTACGCCTTCCCGCTACAGGCGTGCGACCACGCCGGTCTCCCGCCGGCCACGGTCGTCACCGCGGGGTTCGACCCCCTGCGCGACGAAGGTCGGGCGTACGCCAAGGCGCTCGCAGACGCGGGCGTGGACGTGACTCACCGGAACTACGAGGGGATGATTCACGGCTTCGTGAACATGCTCGAGGCCCCGGCGGACCTCGACCGCGCTCACGAGGCCATCGAGGCCATCGGCGAGGACCTGCGCGAGTCGTTCGAGTAG
- the glyA gene encoding serine hydroxymethyltransferase, translating into MEYDRVRDVDREVADALEAEVERQRDTLEMIASENHVSEAVMEAQGSVFTNKYAEGYPGSRYYGGCEHVDTVEELAIERAKELWGAEHVNVQPHSGTQANMAVYFAMLEPGDKILSLDLTHGGHLSHGHHANFTGQLYEVEQYEVDPETGYLDYEALRDHAEEFDPDIVVSGYSAYPREVEWETIQEAADAVDAYHLADMAHITGLVAAGEHPSPVGVADFVTGSTHKTIRAGRGGMVLCDEEYADDVDSAVIPGMQGGPLMHNIAGKAVGFEEALQPEFEEYASQTVENAKALGESLQDHGFGLVSGGTDTHLVLVDLRESHEDVTGKDAEEALEDVGIVLNANTVPGETRSPFVTSGIRAGTPALTTRGFDEEDCRYVGDLIARVVNNVDDEDVKAEVAEEVQELCDANALYE; encoded by the coding sequence ATGGAGTACGACCGCGTCCGCGACGTCGACCGCGAGGTAGCAGACGCTCTGGAAGCCGAAGTAGAGCGCCAGCGCGACACCTTGGAGATGATCGCCAGCGAGAATCACGTCAGCGAGGCCGTGATGGAGGCCCAAGGGAGCGTCTTCACCAACAAGTACGCCGAGGGCTACCCCGGTTCGCGGTACTACGGCGGGTGCGAACACGTCGACACCGTCGAGGAGTTGGCCATCGAGCGCGCGAAGGAGCTGTGGGGTGCCGAACACGTCAACGTCCAGCCCCACTCGGGCACGCAGGCGAACATGGCGGTCTACTTCGCCATGCTCGAACCCGGCGACAAGATTCTCTCGCTCGACCTGACCCACGGCGGCCACCTCAGCCACGGCCACCACGCCAACTTCACCGGGCAACTGTACGAGGTCGAACAGTACGAAGTGGACCCCGAGACCGGCTACCTCGACTACGAGGCCCTGCGCGACCACGCAGAGGAGTTCGACCCCGACATCGTCGTCTCGGGTTACTCGGCCTACCCCCGAGAGGTCGAGTGGGAGACGATTCAGGAGGCCGCCGACGCGGTGGACGCCTACCACCTCGCGGACATGGCTCACATCACGGGGCTGGTCGCGGCGGGCGAACACCCCTCTCCGGTCGGCGTTGCCGACTTCGTGACCGGGTCGACCCACAAGACCATCCGCGCGGGCCGAGGCGGGATGGTCCTCTGCGACGAGGAGTACGCCGACGACGTGGACTCCGCGGTGATTCCGGGGATGCAGGGCGGGCCGCTGATGCACAACATCGCGGGCAAAGCGGTCGGCTTCGAGGAGGCGCTTCAGCCGGAATTCGAGGAGTACGCGTCCCAGACCGTCGAAAACGCCAAGGCGCTCGGCGAGAGCCTGCAGGACCACGGCTTCGGACTGGTCTCGGGCGGCACCGACACCCACCTCGTGCTGGTCGACCTCCGGGAGTCCCACGAGGACGTGACCGGCAAAGACGCCGAGGAGGCGCTCGAAGACGTCGGAATCGTGCTGAACGCCAACACGGTGCCGGGCGAAACCCGCTCGCCGTTCGTCACGTCGGGCATCCGGGCCGGGACGCCCGCCCTGACGACGCGGGGATTCGACGAGGAGGACTGCCGGTACGTCGGCGACCTCATCGCACGCGTGGTAAACAACGTGGACGACGAGGACGTGAAGGCCGAAGTCGCCGAGGAGGTTCAGGAACTCTGCGACGCCAACGCGCTGTACGAGTAG
- a CDS encoding DUF1028 domain-containing protein, translating to MQPRPSTFSIVARDPETEAVGVAVQSKFVSVGSVVPFASADAGAIATQSFANVAYGPDGLDLLREGKSAEEVVEELTDDDPEAAQRQVGVVGRDGSVAAFTGEECFEFAGDRQGENYTVQGNILENEATLDAMEDAYRDTEGGLPERLVAALHAGNEAGGDKRGEQSAALYVVKPEGGYDGKNDRWIDVRVDDHEAPIDELERVFKLYDVTLLEREEPDDVRKLSGETASAVTATLADLGFYDDEPTETFGETERDALEAFRGMNNFENHDLGVVEDALARGWADAEGTGEDRMVDALWHGLSRLDRK from the coding sequence ATGCAACCGCGACCTTCCACGTTCTCCATCGTCGCGCGCGACCCCGAGACCGAAGCGGTCGGCGTGGCGGTCCAGTCGAAGTTCGTCAGCGTCGGCTCCGTGGTCCCGTTCGCCAGCGCCGACGCCGGAGCCATCGCCACCCAGAGCTTCGCCAACGTCGCCTACGGCCCGGACGGTCTCGACCTCCTGCGCGAGGGGAAGTCGGCCGAGGAGGTCGTCGAGGAACTGACCGACGACGACCCCGAGGCGGCCCAGCGACAGGTCGGCGTCGTCGGCCGGGACGGTTCCGTCGCGGCGTTCACGGGCGAGGAGTGCTTCGAGTTCGCGGGCGACCGGCAGGGTGAGAACTACACCGTGCAGGGCAACATCCTCGAGAACGAGGCGACCCTCGACGCGATGGAGGACGCCTATCGGGACACGGAGGGCGGCCTCCCGGAGCGACTCGTCGCCGCGCTCCACGCGGGTAACGAGGCGGGCGGCGACAAGCGCGGCGAACAGAGCGCGGCGCTCTACGTCGTCAAGCCCGAGGGCGGCTACGACGGCAAGAACGACCGCTGGATAGACGTACGCGTGGACGACCACGAGGCACCCATCGACGAACTCGAACGCGTGTTCAAACTCTACGACGTGACCCTGCTGGAACGCGAGGAACCCGACGACGTGCGGAAGCTATCCGGCGAGACCGCCAGCGCGGTCACCGCGACGCTCGCGGACCTCGGGTTCTACGACGACGAACCGACCGAGACGTTCGGCGAGACCGAGCGAGACGCCCTCGAAGCGTTCCGCGGGATGAACAACTTCGAGAACCACGACCTCGGGGTCGTCGAGGACGCGCTCGCCCGCGGGTGGGCCGACGCCGAGGGAACGGGCGAGGACCGCATGGTGGACGCCCTCTGGCACGGCCTGTCGCGCTTGGACCGGAAGTAA
- a CDS encoding bifunctional methylenetetrahydrofolate dehydrogenase/methenyltetrahydrofolate cyclohydrolase, producing the protein MTEVIDGDAVAERIRADLRDGIETLADEGVEVGLATVLMSDDPASETYVSMKQRDCEEVGIEGIHVELDPEAPEEELLETVADLNDDPEVHGILVQMPVPDHVDERRVLRAIDPEKDVDGFHPENVGRLVAGHPRYRPCTPHGVQKLLESAGVETEGADVTVVGRSNIVGKPLANLLVQKARDGNATVTVCHSRTDDLAAKTRQADVVVAACGVPELVDGSMLSEGTTVVDVGVNRVDADNEKGYELVGDVDFESAKEKASAITPVPGGVGPMTRAMLLYNAVKAAGRQEGVAVDLP; encoded by the coding sequence ATGACAGAGGTAATCGACGGCGACGCCGTCGCCGAGCGAATCCGCGCCGACCTCCGAGACGGCATCGAGACGCTGGCCGACGAGGGCGTCGAAGTCGGACTCGCGACCGTACTGATGAGCGACGACCCCGCGAGCGAGACCTACGTCTCGATGAAACAGCGCGACTGCGAGGAGGTCGGCATCGAGGGCATCCACGTCGAGTTGGACCCCGAGGCCCCCGAGGAGGAACTGCTCGAAACGGTCGCGGACCTCAACGACGACCCCGAGGTCCACGGCATCCTCGTCCAGATGCCAGTCCCGGACCACGTCGACGAGCGGCGAGTCCTCCGGGCTATCGACCCCGAGAAGGACGTGGACGGCTTTCACCCCGAGAACGTCGGCCGACTCGTCGCGGGCCACCCCCGATATCGGCCCTGCACGCCTCACGGCGTCCAGAAACTACTGGAGTCGGCGGGCGTCGAGACCGAGGGCGCGGACGTGACCGTCGTCGGGCGGTCGAACATCGTCGGCAAGCCGCTGGCCAACCTGCTCGTCCAGAAGGCCCGAGACGGCAACGCGACCGTGACGGTGTGTCACTCTCGAACCGACGACCTCGCCGCGAAGACCCGGCAGGCGGACGTCGTCGTCGCGGCCTGCGGCGTCCCCGAACTCGTCGACGGGTCGATGCTCTCGGAGGGGACGACGGTCGTCGACGTGGGGGTCAACCGCGTGGACGCCGACAACGAGAAGGGCTACGAACTCGTCGGCGACGTGGACTTCGAGAGCGCCAAGGAGAAGGCCAGCGCCATCACGCCGGTCCCCGGCGGCGTCGGCCCGATGACTCGGGCGATGCTGCTCTACAACGCGGTCAAGGCCGCGGGACGGCAGGAGGGCGTGGCCGTGGACCTGCCCTGA
- a CDS encoding DUF7117 family protein — protein sequence MKVRGQRECKDCGARWSYYETGSVECPDCGSLRSVGVDEERSLHTDTPVEFDLTEVREDVGVRPLREVADRAGDLAGEYVRKRGFVRGGDLRPLDDTYLAAQELRHAADVVGRGLDLSDDEEWYFLALLRGADADPETDPETDSRPAPDEVPASMHPIRGLAYADAVAEYRREMADWADERDSDERDSEETEGDREQGRDALETLGDHVKRVQALEGDVDADTAELLVAAARDVSRFLRESDDDALASARDRFGRLA from the coding sequence ATGAAAGTTCGCGGCCAGCGCGAGTGCAAGGACTGCGGCGCGCGGTGGTCCTACTACGAGACGGGGAGCGTCGAGTGCCCGGACTGCGGGAGTCTCCGGAGCGTCGGCGTCGACGAGGAGCGCAGTCTCCACACCGACACCCCGGTCGAGTTCGACCTGACCGAAGTCCGGGAGGACGTCGGCGTCCGGCCGCTCAGGGAAGTCGCCGACCGGGCGGGCGACCTCGCCGGCGAGTACGTCCGCAAGCGCGGGTTCGTCCGCGGCGGCGACCTCCGACCGCTGGACGACACCTACCTCGCCGCCCAAGAACTCCGCCACGCCGCCGACGTGGTGGGTCGCGGCCTCGACCTGAGCGACGACGAGGAGTGGTACTTCCTCGCGCTCCTCCGGGGCGCGGACGCCGACCCCGAGACCGACCCGGAGACCGACTCGCGACCCGCGCCCGACGAGGTGCCCGCGTCGATGCACCCCATTCGAGGGTTGGCCTACGCCGACGCGGTGGCGGAGTACCGGCGCGAGATGGCCGACTGGGCGGACGAGCGCGACTCGGACGAACGCGACTCGGAGGAGACGGAGGGAGACCGCGAGCAGGGCCGGGACGCGCTCGAAACCCTCGGCGATCACGTCAAGCGCGTGCAGGCACTGGAGGGCGACGTGGACGCCGACACCGCGGAACTGCTCGTGGCGGCGGCCCGCGACGTGAGTCGGTTCCTGCGCGAGAGCGACGACGACGCCCTCGCCAGCGCGCGCGACCGGTTCGGCCGACTGGCCTGA